GCCATGGAGTTTGCCGTCAACGCTGTGGTGGCTAAGCCAGATGATTCTTACCTCCACTACTGGGTAGGCGATCTTCTGACCCAGCTTAAGCAGTATCCAGAGGCACTTCAGTCTTTGCGGGCTGCCGTTGAATTATCTCCGGGCGACGACTTCCTGTACTTACGATGCTCGGTCGCGTTTTGGCTTTCAGACATGAAAGTTGAGGCGATCAAGGCCGTCCGTTTAGCCAGTGATCTGGAGCCTGAGAAGAACGTTTATCACGGACTGCTCGAAGAACTCTTAAGGGCAACTGGGCAGGAAGCCGAGGCCGAGTTAGAAGTTGAACGCGCAAGTCAGATGGATCGGTTTGATGAAGACCAGGTCGAGAGGATCTTGCGCGAAATGGGTTTTGACCTGGCCTAGTGTCGTCACTTTTTTAGAAGCGAGAGTCGGAAGCCAGCAACTGGAGCACTGGGAGAGTAGGAGTTTGACGAGAACCTCCACCGGAAGAACCAGTCTGGCCTCGACGAATCTTGTAGAAGACCTGCCACCCAAACTCGGTGATCGGGATTGCGTTGGAGTGAAGCTCCGCGAAGACCTCGCTCATTGCGGAAGCAAAGATGCCGACGTTGTTTCCATCTTTGAAGATCGAGTAAATCGTCTCACCAGGGGTTGTCGACTGCATCTGCGAAATCCGCCCTGCTTTAGGTTCTTCACTACCAAAGAATCTTCCACCGATTGCAGATCGCGCGACTTGGTAGAACGCGAATACGGCGATTCCTTTCTCGACGAATGGTCGATAAACTTCGGTTTTTGCGACCATCGAGGAAGTGTCGGTTGCCAGTTGAGTGTCCGCGCCTGCAAGCCAGTCACGATTGTCAATGTTCGCGCCAGCGCCCGTGAAGAAGAACATCAGAGTCGATTCCGCCGGCATTTTCGCGGCGAGTGCCGCGGAAGCGGTCTTGATTTGTTCCGCTGAGGCATTGGAAACCACCATCACATTTGCGGCATCGTATCCGGCATTGGCTGTAATCGAATCCTTAAGCAGGTTTGCGTCGTTGGTTGCGTGGCTAATCTGGAAGCCAGGTAGCTTGTTGTCCCCGTTTGCAATGATGAGAGCGTATTTCTTGGGGTTAACTGCCACGGGACCGACCTTGAGTGGCTGCTTAGGAACAACTCCTGTCATGTTGCTTGCGTCAACTACTGCGACCACACCCTGTGAGTTGCCAGTTGGCATCATGCTCTGTGACATCGCCGAAACTTCCTCTGGAGCCATAACCTCGGCATCGACCTTCCAGTTGGCCTTCTCTGCCTGTTTCCCAAGACCCTGCAACTTCTCAGTCTGGTTTGCTCGAGAGTACAGCGCAGCGAGGAAATACAGCGATTCTTTGCTCACCTGCTTCTTCTTTAAGAGTCCTTCTAATTCATCCTGCGCCGTCTTTAGGTGTATCGAGGCAGCATCCCCTTTGGCACTCATTCCGAGCTTGTAGGATGCGTATGCAGAGAGAAAGTTTGGAGAGTAAGGTGCTCCACCACGCCATTTTCGAGCATCCGTGACGGGTCCTGGAAGGTTTGTTGGACCTGATACATCGTCGGGACGGTTTGCACGAGCTTTCTGGAACTCTTTTCGAGCACTTGCCCAATCTCCAGCTTTTGCCGCCTTTAGTCCGGCTTCATAGGCCGAAGTCCAAGACTGACCCATTGCCGAAGCGATGAGTGCAAGCCCCAAAATTCCAGTCGTAAAAAATCGCATGCGCATTGTCCTATTTATCAAATCGGTAGCTGAAGGTGAAAGCTATATCCTTTCCGCCTGTTTTCGGAAATGCATAGTTTAAATCGAGGGCCCAAGGTTGGCTGTTTGGCCGATAGCCAAGACCAAACGTGAAGCCGTTTCGGCTATTGAAGGCGTCTCCACCGTCCGGAGAGGTCATGTAACCGACCCGTAGCGGCAGAGTGTAGCCCTCGCGGTTGAGTCCAAGTTCTGCTCCGATACCGAGGGTCGTTTGCGAGCTTCGAGAGAGGAGCCCACTTCCCGATCCTCCGAAGAAGTGGTTGAGCTGAACGCCGGAGAGCAAGTAGTCACTGCCGCCACGGAATCCATCAACTCTTCGGGCAACACCAAGCGAGAGCTGGCCCGGAACGGTTTCGTAGGCTGACTTGACTACGTCGCTACCTTGAAGCTTGATCGGTGTCCTCAGGCTAACTCCGTAAGAGCCACTACCGTTATTACGCTGGATTCCCACTACGAGACCCACGCCATATGCGTTCGCCTTGTTATCAGTGTCGATCAGGACTGAACCGCCAGGGATGAAGCCAAGTTGTCGGTTCTGGAAGTTAACGTCGGCAAAGGTGAGTCCGTAGCCGCTTGAGTTCGTACCTTCTTCGTTAGCCTTGCCCAGCGCAACCGTGTAAAAGCTGGTTTTGACATCAAGCAGCTCGGAGTACGTCACGTTTGTTAGCGCGCCGGAGGTCAGTCCGGTGCCCCCACGGAAGTCGCTGATGTAGCCGCCGACTTGATAGCTAACTCCGATGGTACGACCGCCCTTTAGAGGAATGGCATAGCCGAGGTGTGTGAGTTGACTTTTGCCACCGTCGCCATCGGTCGAAGCAAAGGGAGAGTTCAGATTGCCAGAAAGGGAAGTGAAACTCGTTGGCATGTTTCGGAATGCCAAGCCATAGCTTTTGGTAGAAACATATCCGAGTCCCGCTGGGTTATTGAGAATGCTAAAGGTGTCGGCACCAGTAGCCCCAAATGCTCCGAATGAGCGGCTACCAGCATCAAAAGTATTAAGCAAGTCTGGAATCTGCGCGACAGAAATCGCCGTGAGCGACCCAAGCAACAGCGACGTTGAAAATAGTTTATTCATGATTACAAAGGGTAAGGACGGTTTTAGCCGTTGACACGCACCAAGACTTCTTGTCGGACGGCGACATTCCCGGCTTTATCTAATGCAGTTGCGATGACCTTATAAGTCGAAGGAAATCCGCTCCGCCAGCGAAGCTTTCCTGTATAACGCCAAGTGTTGTTGCCAATGTCCGTGAATGACTGTCGGGCAACACGGGTCACAAACGTGCCGTCGGTGCGCTGAATGATCACATCAACTCCGGTGACGGCTACGGCCGAAGCGAATTGATCCGAGATGTCGACGATAACCGTGACATCAGCTCTGGATCGAATTGGTGTTGAAGCGTTAGGAAACTGAATGGTTGCGGTTGGAGCGCGGCGGTCAACGGTGACGGGAATCGAAAAGTTCAGGGCGTTATCGGCTTGATCCTTCGCGCTGAGAGCAATGTTTTGCGGTCCGTCATTGTCCAGGGTTGTCGAATTCCAGTCCAACGAAAACTCAGTTGTGGTGCCCGTGTTGTTCGCGATGTCACTGCCGCCAACGGTGATTCGCCAATCCTTCATGTTATCTTCGAGGAGCTTGAAGCGAATAGGAACAAGCCCCTTTACGAACGAGTTTTGTGCTGGTCTGTATTCCAGGAGTTTAGGGAGCTTGGTATCCACTTTGACTGCCAAGTTCACAGGTGCGTAAGTCTTGCCTGGCTCTGTTGCGGTGACTTGAATCGTGTAGTCGCCCTGAGGTGCGTTCGTCGCAAATGTCAGGTTGAGAGATCCTGAAAACTCGCCATTTACGAAAGGAGTAACGTTTGTGCTGACTGTTGACGACCCGGAAGGGCTCGTCACGGTCGCAACGACAGTAAGCTCGACGGAAGCTCCCTTGCCATTAAAGGACAAAGTTTTGTTTCCGTTGAGCCAGTCACCGTTTGTGGGAGACGTCACGTTGAATGTCGTCTGGCTGAACCCAAGGGCACCGAGGGTGAGACACAACAAAACCGTAATCGACCGTAGAGAATTCACAGTAATCACCAAACTACCTAAGGTTGTAGCACATAGCGGGCGATGAACTCACCTACTCCGCCTTCTTCGTTGCTACTTACCGTATATGTTGCAAGCTTTTTGACTTCCGGAAGCGCATTTCCGACTGCCCCCGAGAGACCGGCAAGCTGGATCATCTCAATATCATTGCGATAGTCGCCGATTGCTGCGATTTCAGAGTGCTCAAAGCCGAAGTGCCGACACAGATGTGTCAGGCCCGAGCCCTTGTTCACATGCTGGGGCATGATCTCCAGGTATCGGGGAGCGGATTCCGTCACGTCGGCAGCGAGGTTATGGAGGAGCGGCTCGAGTTCTGCACGTAGGCCGGGAACAGTCTCGGCGTCAGCAATGTACACCAGCTTAAAAACTGGCATATCGAGCACCTGCTCTGGGGTTCGGATCTCGATGGGGATACCTTTCACAAGTTCCCGATACTCGTCGAGATATTCTGATTCCCGAAGCGCGTATGTTCCGTCCGTTGAATAGCAACTGAGGTGGAGCCCTTTTGAAACTGCAAAGTTGAGCGCAGCCTGTTTCACCTTGCGATCCAAGCGCTCTTTGGCTACCGATGCTGAGGACGCCCATACGTCAGCCCCGTTTGTTGCCACAGCGGAACTCACTTTCATAAAGCCATCCAGGACTTTTCGGATGCTCTGAATCGATCTCCCGGAAGCAATAACGACCCGAACCCCTGCTTCTTCTGCCTTCGCCAGTTGCTCTAATGCATAGGGATGGGGTGTGTGGTCTGCTCGCAATAAGGTTCCGTCGAGATCGATGGCGAGCAGTTTGATGTGCATTTTCCTAGTAAAGATGGCAGCGTGACATACCAAAGATTCAACTACCAACTATGTCAGAAGTCGCAGTTCTCGAAGACGATTTGATGCTACCCGAGCAGAAACTCGTGCGATTCCAACTTGGCGAGGAGCATTTTGCTTTCAGCGTCGACTCCGTCACCGGCATAATCCGATGGCGCGAAGTAACCCCTCTGCCGACGCAATCTCCGCACCTGCTCGGGCTGGCAAATCTACGAGGACGGACTCTACCAATTTCAGATCTGCGGGTTCGGCTAGGGATTCCGTCCGAACTTGCCTTAGAAGATGGATACGTGATCGTTACAGAGAACGAGCACGGCTCGGTTGGCTTCCTGGTCGACGATGTAGCCGAAGTGATCACGATCACCGAGACGGACATTCAGGAAGGCGTCTCTGAATCGAATTCGGTGCTCAGTTCAATGGTTCGAGGGATCGTGAATCTGGACAACACATTAATTTCGATTGTGGACATGAACAGTTTGGTTGGGGTGAGCGAATGAGTGCTGGCGTTGATATGAATGAGTATCTCGACCTGTTTTTGCAGGAAACCGAGGAACAACTGACAATTTTGGAAGCTGAGATCGGCAAGCTCGAAGCAGATCCAACCGATGAGCGAATCGGCGCGATTTTTCGGGCGGCTCACACGATCAAAGGTTCGAGTCGTGCAATGGGATTTGCGAACTATGCCGACTTGACCCACGAGTTCGAGAACGTGCTCTTCAAAGTTCGAGATCGTTCCTTAACGGTCACACCCGAGATTGCAGATTGCTTAGTCCAAACTGTCGATACGATGCTCTCCGGGAAGGAGACTTTGGCTGAGAGCGGTCAGGATATTGGCACGCACCCTGACTTGGTGGAAATGTTAAACGCCTTTGCTTCGGGAGCAAGTGGACAAATCGCCACTAAGAAGCCTTCAAGCACGCAAGCAGTGGTGTGGCCGGACGAAGTAATCGAGAGCCTGAATGCACTGCCGACTCTCGAAGGGATATACGAGGTTAGGGTTGAGCTGGATGAAACCTGCGGCATGAAGTATGTCCGCATGTTTATGGTGATCTCGGCCATCAACGGCTTCGGCGAAATACTGTGGGCGAATCCAGTTCAGGAGAAAATTGAGGCCGAGGAGTTCGACTTTGAGGTCAGATTCCTAGTGGCACTCAACGAAAACCCAGCCGACGTTAGCAAGAGTTTATCGGCAATTGGTGAAGTCAAAGCAGTTGATGTTGTGCCATTCTCTGCGCCAAAAGCGATCCCGTCGGTTGAACCCGAAGTTGTTCCATCAGTCGTTGAGGAGATGGTGGAGCGGGGCGATGACCGGCGCCAAACGGATCGAAGAGCTCCTGAACCAAAGCGTGAGACAAACCAGACGATTCGTGTCGACGTTTCGCTCCTAGATAACCTTATGAACCTGGTCGGTGAGTTGGTTATCGACCGAACCCGCTTGAGCCAGATCGGAGCGAACATTG
The DNA window shown above is from Armatimonadota bacterium and carries:
- a CDS encoding caspase family protein, encoding MRFFTTGILGLALIASAMGQSWTSAYEAGLKAAKAGDWASARKEFQKARANRPDDVSGPTNLPGPVTDARKWRGGAPYSPNFLSAYASYKLGMSAKGDAASIHLKTAQDELEGLLKKKQVSKESLYFLAALYSRANQTEKLQGLGKQAEKANWKVDAEVMAPEEVSAMSQSMMPTGNSQGVVAVVDASNMTGVVPKQPLKVGPVAVNPKKYALIIANGDNKLPGFQISHATNDANLLKDSITANAGYDAANVMVVSNASAEQIKTASAALAAKMPAESTLMFFFTGAGANIDNRDWLAGADTQLATDTSSMVAKTEVYRPFVEKGIAVFAFYQVARSAIGGRFFGSEEPKAGRISQMQSTTPGETIYSIFKDGNNVGIFASAMSEVFAELHSNAIPITEFGWQVFYKIRRGQTGSSGGGSRQTPTLPVLQLLASDSRF
- a CDS encoding HAD family hydrolase, which encodes MHIKLLAIDLDGTLLRADHTPHPYALEQLAKAEEAGVRVVIASGRSIQSIRKVLDGFMKVSSAVATNGADVWASSASVAKERLDRKVKQAALNFAVSKGLHLSCYSTDGTYALRESEYLDEYRELVKGIPIEIRTPEQVLDMPVFKLVYIADAETVPGLRAELEPLLHNLAADVTESAPRYLEIMPQHVNKGSGLTHLCRHFGFEHSEIAAIGDYRNDIEMIQLAGLSGAVGNALPEVKKLATYTVSSNEEGGVGEFIARYVLQP
- a CDS encoding chemotaxis protein CheW, which encodes MSEVAVLEDDLMLPEQKLVRFQLGEEHFAFSVDSVTGIIRWREVTPLPTQSPHLLGLANLRGRTLPISDLRVRLGIPSELALEDGYVIVTENEHGSVGFLVDDVAEVITITETDIQEGVSESNSVLSSMVRGIVNLDNTLISIVDMNSLVGVSE